The Mytilus galloprovincialis chromosome 11, xbMytGall1.hap1.1, whole genome shotgun sequence genome contains the following window.
GTTTATGAATGTTACACATTCTTGCATAATGTCCCTTTTCTCcacatttataacaatttttgaAAGTAGCAAAACATAATCTGCTATGCCCAATTCCACATTTACCACATACTGGTCTTTGACTTCGAAAGTTCGATAATCTCCATTGTGGTCTTAATTAAATTCCATATTGTCAGTTGTTGCTTTTAAAGGGGAAACACTCACTTGTTGCAGTAAAAGGTATCTGGTATCTTTGTTGAGATGATAAGTCAACTTGCGCCGGGTCGTCCACCATATGTAACAAAGGGGCTGCTGGCTCAGTCGATACGCCTTGTTACGGGGTCATAATTTTATGCgaaaaatcattagaaaaacgTTTACACCAATGACAGGAACTAGTTGTTGCAGTTATCAAAGATCAAACAGATTCACTTTTGATTATCATTTAATTCCAAGTCCAAGAAATAAACATAGGACAATGTCAATATCAAACGTACGACTCCTAACTGTAACTATCTCGACTCTCTGTTCTTACTCTTTATCCACACTATTTCTATTCTCTactgttttacatttattttcacacaatatTTATACTATTAATCAGACAATACTTCATTTGTAACAATACTCAAATTAATATGACATTTCATAACACCTAGCAATAAGTAACAGTTTTCACataattaatataaaagataattataaGTCCTCATATATTATAATCCAATTAACACATATTCTCTTATATGCTTAATTCTCTCACATTAATTCTCAATCTGTCACAAATCCTTAAATATCAAATGTCACTAATTAACTCACATTTTGTTTTGAcatgtaaattattaaatttgtaaaaacagtatttttgtaaaagtccaatttttgaataaaataataaattaaaatataagtccaAATTAGCCTTATGACATATGGCTCCTCCTCCACTAAACACGTCCTCGTGTTTATAAAAGTTAGTAAAATCTTCCTCCATGTTcttttctatcatgtctattgttTCGCCGATGGTTAAAATGTCCTTGATGATACTCATCTTGTTGTTGAGTCCATTGTTGCGGTTGTGGATTCCAATGTTGTGGTTGTTGATTCCATTGTTGCTGTTGTTGAATCAACTTTAGCTGGTTTTGGAGCTGTTGTTGTTGCTGGTACCGTTTTATCACTAAATCTTgttgttcatttttctttttcaattgctCTATTTCTTCTTTCCAATTTTTTAGTGATTCTGTATACTGCTGGCCTACTGTTCTTTGCAATTGCTCATAATCAAATGCTAAATTCACATACTTTGGATGGTTTGCAACAATTTCCTCATAATCTTCATCAAATTTACACTTAACTAAGTGATGCTGTCTTCTTTCCTTATTGCACGCTTCCATGATACTCaaattttcactttttaaaaattcattcCTTTAATGCAGATTAAACATATCTAGATCTTCTGGTGTGGCTTTAAACTTTTCTAATTCCTCTTGTAATTCCTTAATTTGTATAACATGTGAATCTAAACTTGTCTTGATTGATTTTAGCTCTTCTTTCAGATCACTTATTTCTTCATCTTTCTTGCTATGTTGAAATTTAAAGTTTCCACTGttaatatttttctcttttaatttttctttaattcttttCAATTCGACTTTAACTGAATACGTTGTGTCCAAAGCACTTACAAAAGCTGTATTTCTGGTGTTTGTAAATGGTAATTCCAGCATTTGTCGTTTTCTGTCAAAATGTTCATTGAATCTGGATCGGTCCCTGTCTGCTCTTTTCTTACTTTTCACTTTGATGTCATTACACTTCTGATGTCCTTTTACTTCCACTGATGGTTTATGAATGTTACACATTCTTGCATAATGTCCCTTTTCTCcacatttataacaatttttgaAAGTAGCAAAACATAATCTGCTATGCCCAATTCCACATTTACCACATACTGGTCTTTGACTTCGAAAGTTCGATAATCTCCATTGTGGTCTTAATTAAATTCCATATTGTCAGTTGTTGCTTTTAAAGGGGAAACACTCACTTGTTGCAGTAAAAGGTATCTGGTATCTTTGTTGAGATGATAAGTCAACTTGCGCCGGGTCGTCCACCATATGTAACAAAGGGGCTGCTGGCTCAGTCGATACGCCTTGTTACGGGGTCATAATTTTATGCgaaaaatcattagaaaaacgTTTACACCAATGACAGGAACTAGTTGTTGCAGTTATCAAAGATCAAACAGATTCACTTTTGATTATCATTTAATTCCAAGTCCAAGAAATAAACATAGGACAATGTCAATATCAAATGTACGACTCCTAACTGTAACTATCTCGACTCTCTGTTCTTACTCTTTATCCACACTATTTCTATTCTCTactgttttacatttattttcacacaatatTTATACTATTAATCAGACAATACTTCATTTGTAACAATACTCAAATTAATATGACATTTCATAACACCTAGCAATAAGTAACAGTTTTCACataattaatataaaagataattataaGTCCTCATATATTATAATCCAATTAACACATATTCTCTTATATGCTTAATTCTCTCACATTAATTCTCAATCTGTCACAAATCCTTAAATATCAAATGTCACTAATTAACTCACATTTTGttttgacatttaaattattaaatttgtaaaaacagtatttttgtaaaagtccaatttttgaataaaataataaattaaaatataagtccaAATTAGCCTTATGACATATACTAAACCCCACatggagattttcaaaagttggcaggtatgagattatttggccctgcccttCTCAGTCATGGtcttgactttgaaactttttcttacgtttacatgtattagtttgtgattaggtcactGGTCTATTCAAGGGGCAGTGAAAGGCCAATGATAATttgtattcagttgtataaggaTTAGCAcctctcatttccatggagaatttTTTTTCCCCAGTCAGCAGACTTTTTGAAATAAGACATTGTCTATTGACTTTGATACATTGTCTTACTAGTAGTTTAAATgtatagtttgtgattagataAGTTTAAGATGAATcgctatagtgtgtgataacattgtgtgagggaattcgacgtttgatgtaccactgttcactccagtgcaatttatgacaataccactgcatcaatcagaattatttttttttgcagtgttttaagaaatgattttgctttgttgtcgcgtattatttgtgaaacattcaatgttttaaaaaggcgaattttctttataaagtcaatgattatgttgacttttgaaggccaaactttctacagccttaaatacgctaatgaaagatccaaaaactataccaatacataacgacatgattatgaaattataacaaatctattggttaacaaatttttactcgttattgcaaaataatgaacttaatatatctgacattttctccctacccagtttacccctatacatttttatgatgtggactggtcattgttattgaatcgtaggcaatttgattggattaagttgttattagtttaccttcaaacttgtttatgcttttcatacatgactattgattaattagaacgtgcatgaatgtgaccggtaactaaaatgaccttcaaactggacactggacgagtcaatattatgttttatcaatgaaagttaaggtatgaaaggtaagaattgccacttattcgattttcacaaaattttcggaatatacagttggaaaggttattttttaaaagcctattgtgaagagtaaagagaaagtttacaaataatacgttttgttccattaaacaagtcattttcgtaagagaaataccgaaatatattttacgcacgactacggcaggtaaaattattatttatcataataaaaaaaagcatttttcagtctcattggaatatgttgattacaattaatcccaaacttaagaagtaagtaactaaagtcaaaatatgtccgatctgcctatttctgcacatcaaaagtcttaaagtcaatacgatcgttttaaagtcaatttcgtctacctcacaaaatcttgttaggcactataatgttaagtcaatgatattttgtatgcaaatttattggcatttggaAGTATAAAAGctattgtttccatggagattgtttagccatgaaCTTTCAgccatggttcattgactttgaatattctGTAATTCAtgatatttgcataacttacatgttaaaggttcattgtctttaaatattttcatagtttacatgttaaagtattacctttttaatttcaacatttgaattatcaaaattacaaaaaggcaagACATATCTCACCGTTAACATTTTTGCATACATAGATTTATCATTAGACTTTTGGTTTTacagtttgaatggtttaattttggcactagtcattttgggcccCTTAATAGCTTTATAGTTCTGGTGACATGGGTTAAAAAATTTTGTTATAGCTAACTAGCCCAGGACTTATTGGCAGCcggattttactagccctgttaggagaactgctagtccatcaaaactgacctgctagcccgAGTATGCCTTTAGAGTTGGCTGCATAATACAAAGTGGGTGTAGATCCCTTGTTTTGAAGGCATTAAAcactgtatttaatattttttgttgatcTGCTATTTATTCTGTTTgtgcttaaccatgttaacctaaCTTAGAACTTTGTTCCCACATACAAAGCAGACTTTTTATTGGTGTGCTTGGGGAAATAAGGGCAATATTCACATAGCATCGTTCCATCAGCAACAGCCGACTTTGCCCAGGGGAATCATTCTGTCCTGGACAAATAGTTTTTTCCCCTGCTTTTCCCGGTcgtatttgtcattttttggggAATGAATTTTCAGCCTCGTTACCCTCTTCATCTAccgtttttttgttttgaaactgACGAAGTTTCAGTGGTGCCCgaattaaaatatttagaaatattttgttgcATGGGTTCGTGCTCAACAGCTGTCCGCGACAAGACAGGTCAATACCGATCAATTCTTCATACCCCCAGTACCGTTAATTGAAAGTCTCGACATAAGCAAATTATGTACAATACCCCAGGCCAAGGTATGAGAAATCAATATTTAGAATTGCGATCAATATATGATACCGGGCCACTTAGAGCTATTTgtattcggcaatcctcggtagaatccgttACTTTCCTTCTATTCcgttagatgagggtacggaatcggcctaGTTGAGACGATtgagttatttgttctattttaaaaaaatgtacaagaCCTGTACAAACCATTTCAAATTTTTGGAATCCCGGATGACGTAATTGAATCTGATTGGCTAAGATAAAAAAGTGATAAAGGGATTTTCCACTTTCTATTTTGGAAACGTCCagaattttttgttactagtccgtcgggcatattggGTTACAAATTTTGATTGCCCCTTGCGTACATCCtctagtcccgggcgtcgggctagtgcATTTTTTAACCCCTGCAGACTGGTGTGAtctaaggctctgtgttgaaggctgtatcgTCTAACTCTTGGTACCTGTTTTGACGCGGACCAGAAATGACGCACCAATTTAGTTTtgggttttatatttctaaacaaaagctGTGACGTCATCGATAATTACTATTCATAACATGATGGTGAAGGTCATATGACTACAACATAGATGCCTCAAACTCTGTCCAGAAATGTTATTATTGCTTGAATTAGTAAAGATAATGCAATTTCCGCCATTTTATTGAGGTAAAAAACAGTCGACCCTTCCCAGAATGATTATCAGTCCTAAATCCACTTTGGCCGGCAAAAGTATGTAAGCACATGCTGCCCCAGTTTGTGTTTTTGATCGTTTTTCAAATCATATGACTGTCATGTGACATAGTTTTACATTTAAGCGGGAATCACTGTAGAACAAATGATCGTcgcttatataattttctattgtttatcgatttttttcattcattgtacgaagtatacattgataaatgttttaatgtcaatgttgttttatgaatgcaactacttcttattttcaagtatatggaatatatatgtcactttgataaattttgaacaattttatataaaatttgaaataaaatataggttacaattaaattaatgaaaaaaattgtgttgctATCAACATGATCATAAAAGTGACTGTAAATGTcaacatttgttattaaaattaaatttgttgaatagtGTTAACTTTAAATTATCCGGATTGAAGCAATTTTTCGAACACCAGGTAAAACTTGaaactttgaaactttttatttctcaagACCCCATCAGGGGTATGTGaatataaacaataataacaaacaataacatatatacaaaataatgagaTCATAGAATGACATGGTTACATATTCAATGGTATACATAAAGTACATGATTTAAGGAATTTGCAGTGGAAGGCAAATCTAATTTATAACAGAcagaacaattttacaaaatttggcAAGTTTGACAATTAAATTGTAGTCATCAGAACAAAAAAGTTCACAATATTTTATAGCATTTGGCTTTTTATACACATTACAGGGCAAAAgcctttttctttcatttgaaaaaaaagtacatttaaatagataatgaaattcatcaccaattTCACATAAATTGCATAAATCACAAATGCGATCATTACGTTCAACACCCCAAAAACGACCTTGTTCTATTGGCAATTTATGGTTCATACATCTAAAATTACAATATGCCTTTCGAAGATCATATGGTAGATCAACAATATatctttcaaaattatgaatggttttgaaaattctataatttaaacatttagcTGAATCATAAACAGTAGTAACCCATGTTTGTTTGAACTGATCACAGAGACATTGTTTGACTAGATTTGATATGACTACATTTTTTGGTACACTCTGTGACAGCCAGTACTCTGAGAGACCACAATTATTAAGGGTTTTTTCAATACAAACAATCCATTTAGAATGGAAAAAATTCTTGATATGCATGTTatataataacttgtacaaagtAGCAGCAATTTTATCTTGCTTATTACAAATAATTCTTTTCCAGAATGCAACCATTctacttttgataaaaatatcaataggAAATCTTCCTAGTTCACCATACATGATACAATTTGGTGTTCATTTCTTCAgacttagtatatatttataaaattgcagACAAAATGATTCTAGTATACTGTTATTAGTAGAACCCCAAATCTCACAACCATACATTAATATAGGTAAAACCATTACATCAAACATCTCAAGCTGTATATCAATAGGTAAATTTAGTTTTCTACTTTTTTTCATTATACTAAACATAGCCTTTCTAGCTTGACAAACtaatctttctttatttttacaaaatgaaccATTTGAAGCAAAAATTATTCCAAGATATGTAAAATCATCAACAATATCTATATTTTGACCATCATAAGTGAAAGCAAGGTTATTATTCAGTTCAAAAGTACGTTTTCTAAAAATTACTATCTTAGTCTTAGCAACATTTACTTCTAATTTCCAACATTTGCAATACAAATACATGGCATTCAAGGCAGCTTGCAATTCAGATTCAGACTCTGCTAGAATTACAGCATAAAGTAATAGATACAATCTAAAATATACAGCAATTTCATCATTATCAAGAAAAATATGAGCAGCATTGTAAACATTTGACAAACCTTCATAAGAATGTGACAAAAATTCAACTAgatcatttaaaaacaatgaaaatagtaCAGGAGACAAATTTTCTCCTTGGCTTACGCCaacattgctaaaaaagaaactTGAGGTGTTACAACCTAATCGTACACAAGATTTGGCATTTTTATACATACTGTGAATAACTTTAAACATTTTACCATCAATACATTGTTGTAGTAACTTGTGCCATAATGCACATCTATCCACCGAGTCAAAGGCTTTCCGGTAGTCAACAAAAGCACAAAATAAAGGTTTGTTACATCGCAAGTAAAGATCAATCAGACAGTTCATATTAAAAATGTGATCAGTAGTACCATAATGCTTTCTAAAGCCTGCTTGCTCTTCGCAGAGAACattaaaattatctaaataacaattAAGCCTATTATTCAGCACACATGTGAATAATTTACCAAAACAGCTAAGAACCGTAATGCCCCTGTAGTTATCAGGATTTGCAGGGTCTcctttacatttatatattggtACAATAATACCTTCAGACCATGAGTCTGGTATACAACCAGattcaaaaacaatattaaacaaaGCAATAAAAACTGGTAACATTTTATCAGCAGAATGCTTCAAAAATTCATTAATAATCAAATCATTTCCACAGGCTTTATTATTTTTCAACCCTTTAATAGCCTGTCTCACCTCATTTTCTGAAATAGCTCTATTCACTTCAGTATTTAAACTAGTAATATTATCAAcatcaatattttcaaatgtatcatCATTTTCATCTTGAGCAGAGTTCAATTTcttaaaatgattataaaaacaatCAAGAGACACTTTATTGACAATATTCTGTTTAGTCTGAGAGCTACATGCTCTGTTCAGTAAGTTCCAGTATGATTTACAATCATTTTGTCTAAGATTTTTTAACTTCTTAATGAAATTCTTATTATACAATCTATATTGATTACATAAAACCTTTTTGTACTCTTTACTACACACTGTTAAATTTGTCTTGCTTTCAGCAGTTTTAACTCTCCAGTTATAATTTTTTGCTCTATGATACAATTTGCGTTTTTCAGCACATTCTCTATTGAACCATGGTTTCTtaacctttcttttttttaaagaattatcaaCCTTTCTAATGACCTTTTTTTCCAATAACAAATCACATTTTGAGGCAGcttgtaaaattaaagaattacaTTCATCAACTATTGAATTAACAACAATATTATCTATCAGATCAGTATCTATTTCTTCAAGTTTAACAACAATTGAGTGAATAACAGCTTCATCAATACAATCATTAAATTCATGATATTTGTCATTTTCCCACTTACATTTAGTAACAACAGAGGAATCAtcaatatcaacatttatattttcAACAACAGGCATACATGTATCTTTACTTGACATTTCAATATAAATTGCATTATGCACATCACTTAGCATTGGATCATAAGGAAGAAtttcaaaatctaaaatatttgtaaacaattCAGGAGACATAATACAATAGTCAACAACAGTCGATTCTTTACAAGTAAGTGCCCCAATATTTTTATCTTTGAACAATCTGCCATTTGCAATCAATAAATTTAAGTCTTTGCATAACAATAATAATCTATTTCCATAATTATCTACAGATTTATCCAGACTAGAACGTTTTTTACAAATACCTAATGCATCTAAGTCTACAAAGTCAAAATTCTGCTTAATCTCCTTGTCAAGTTGAGCTGATTCACTAACATAGTGATTCATTTCAACAAAGTCATCTTTCTTTCCGGTATGCGCGTTAAAGTCGCCAAGAAGGCAGACTTTACAGTTTTTGTCGACTGCATACTTTAAAAGTTTAGTTTCTATAACATCGAAAATGTCAATAGAGCTATAATCACTTCTCTCAGGTGGTATATAACATGCACCAAATAAAACAggttcatataaaatattattaacaaTAAACCACAATGCATTTTCACTAGAACATTCAAGAACttcaatatttgaatataaaaactcTTTAACAAAGACCACTATGCCACCAGATTTATGCTTTGCACCTTTTCTATTTAAAGGTGgtaatttaacaaaatttgagAACTCAACCTCGTCTAGGTTGTCAAGCTTTGACTCACAAAAACACAATATATCATAATCTGCACATTTTTCTTCCAAATCTGGGAATTTTAATTTCGAAATGATACCACACACATTTAGAGAATATATTTTGATTGATCTTGGATTAGCATCCTGATTTAAAACACTTTCATTGCTGGATTCATCACTTATTAATGTGACATAACTATCTACAAGTGGTTTTTACTGGTTTGTTTATAGTGCGTCATTACTGGTACCCATCATAAGTTGACAGTCCGTTTGTAATGTtagcaaacatgatttttattgcttttaCTGTTTCAAAAATCAACTGTTTAATGATTGAAATACATTAACAAGTGATCAACCTTTCATTCTATTCCGtatttctatttcttttaaatggtagattaaatgcAGAGACAAACACAACGTTAGGTGCGTCATTACTGGTTCCTCGGGGATATttcactttgacctataattgtttagtctttatcatgtttatacattttagatgtttttttcattggcactcataccacatcttctgttttgttTCTGTTCAGTTTTGTTGTTATTGAGAAGAGAAAACTTCTTCATGTTCTTACACAAAACTGtacaaaatatgtatttgtttatttacatttaacaGTGTGTGGAGAACCCAACATGTCAAGAAATTAAAGATGTGTTGATACAGTCTGGATTACATATAGGTATTGAAGTAAGTATAATTAATTTCtattagaaaattatttattggacaattaaattgagaattgaaatggggaatatgccaaagagcaGAAAAGAGCTGGAGGCCTCTAATTGGTcatcaacacagtgagaaaatcctgcactcagaggagtgcttcagctggcccctaaacataaatgtgttctagttcagtgataatggaagtcATATTAACCtcttaaatatataaatgaacaaaatattttttttactaatgatactaTGTTAAAGCAGTGGCTAATtatacattgtgtattgtatgattgaaagatgtacatgtctacctggcaggttcaattgaccttgacctcatttacatggatcattgataatgaatgttaagtttatgtgatacttgtagtataACCTTCATATAATTTCAGACTTTCAACTTTATTTCAATCATGATAAGTTAAGCAGACGAGACATATCTACGTTTGCACtttgacatgtatatcaatatatcattatattttttgttacattGGTTGTTCAGAATGAATGTAAAGTTAATTGTAGTAAAACCTTCATATAATTTCAGAATAATGTCTATCCAAGGGAACTGGACCATAGAGATCCTAAATGTCGAGGAAGGGTGAGGGTAATGCTAAAAACAGAAGATGGAGAGCCATTCAGTGAAAAGTTTCCTGATCGTAAGTTATAAGTAGCCTAAACCATCGATGCTAGTTGATGAatctaaatttatataaaaaagatgtggtatgatttcaaataaaacaacTATCAACTACAGTTCAAATAAAGTTGATTTAAGCTATCATTGGCCACCATCAAACCTACTgtatagttggctataaaaggtcccaacatAAATATGTAAAATTAGACAACTCATAAGAGAAAATTTGCgatataatttataacaaaacaattcatgaaaaaaacaaatatgacaaacatatGCATGAACAAATGACAAACACCAAACCACATACTCCTGACTTAGggcaggcacataaagaatgtaaaaatgtcaaacatgtcCTTAGTGTTCCCAATCTCAACTAGGGACAGCAGTACAACTAtcacaaaacaaattaatacaaATCACCAAAATAAATATCTCTGTTTGTGAAGGTTAATTAAGTCTGTCtatttaaaagaatatcaaaTTGTTATAATATTTGCCCTAAATACATGTAGGTGAAACTTCAAGATTCCTGAATATGTTTTGTGTAAGGTCACTCATAgattaatatatcatgtatactaTTGTATATAAAATAGTTGAGTTTAATGCACATTTTTGTGAAATGCATTAATTAAATATGCTTGACTTCTCCAACATTTGTAAATAAATTGTCTCAAAAAATTTCTGCAATCTATGCTTTATtccataaaatttaaaaacaaacagtatttagATCAAACAAAATGCACACTCaaaaggtatataaaaaaaatcacccaGACTATAAAAATCTGCAATCTAtgcattatttcataaaaatgaagaaaaaacaacaacatttgaaTATAGAAAAGACAGACTTAATCTCATACTAGAGCACAAAGATTGTAACCTgatatctatggtgagtttatttaaagaatttacagaagagaataatggtaaaaaaaataaagattggaGAATAAGGGACAAAGTAAAGACAGGAAAAGGacatagaaattaaagaaatcaaATCACTACCTAATTATAATCAAACAAAGAAATATGAATGCAAACTTCAGTTTTACATGAATTTGcataaaacattttgaataatgttgaaatatggatttttaaaaatgttttttccaGGTGATTCTGTACTGACATTCATTGCTGAAACAATACCCAAACTTAAAACCAGAATAGCAGGGAACCAGTCATCACAACAACCAGCTCAAACACAACAGGCATCAAAGGGAGGACAGAAAAAGAAAGGCAGGAAAGGAAAATAAaacattagaatggagataattCTTGTGTGAAAGTTAAATAaggatgggagacaactctataATGCTTGTGATATCAAAGTTTCATATGTAATTTCATTAAATGTTAGATTATTTTTACTAATAAGGGATCACCACAGGAACTTTAATGATGGAACTCCTCAACTGTTGAATTCTGAGAACTAAATAAAGAATGATATACTCATTTGGATAATGTCATTtccattaacatttcaattaacagtaatttaattttggaagtaacacgtcttctgattggctgacgttattttgttatcagcccatagacataatttagtcatgtgccCGTGATGtcgtcaacgttttttcatggttttttacggtttaaaatggaatttagaattaaataataagaaatgactgtaatattttttctgtctattcgaaataacataaaaaatgtggtgcacactgttaaataacccactacacgtgttattcagtgtgcaccaaatttttttcgttttttcttcatagacagaaaaaatattacagttattccttaattatttttcgtaaaaataaatttccaagcTATTGTCTCATGAAAGACAGCTTATCTTAGAAAAGAACAGAAATGTCAACTCCAAAGGGTTGGCAGAAAGGACCATTTAGAAGTTTAGTCCAATCTCTACTTGGATAGTTGAAAATGACAACATCTACATGAGCTTTTAAAGTGTATATTTATGTTATTGAAACTATAGGTAAAATTTTCttagat
Protein-coding sequences here:
- the LOC143051812 gene encoding signal recognition particle 19 kDa protein-like; its protein translation is MAQTQPAQARPWNPSAGFKHTDRERWICVYPAYINSKKSLKEGRRLQKQICVENPTCQEIKDVLIQSGLHIGIENNVYPRELDHRDPKCRGRVRVMLKTEDGEPFSEKFPDRDSVLTFIAETIPKLKTRIAGNQSSQQPAQTQQASKGGQKKKGRKGK